From the genome of Rhodohalobacter sp. SW132:
CTCCAGGTCGAAATATGCATTGGCACGAAATCGCTGTGCTTTTTCGCCATTCTGCGTTGGTAAAGAGTAGGAAAAATCCAGGTTCCTGTCTTCCAGCAGTCTTCGGCGCTGTTCATCTGTGATAATGCTGTGAATCAGAAGGTCGGTTTCTTTATAACTTAACTCTTCGGGCAAATTGAGCGGGGATTTGTTACCAAACACACGGTACCAGATTTTGCCATTACACCCTGTTCCCCCGATATCAATATCTGAAGCCTCATTTTTTCTCATGTAGAGTAAAAATGAGTGCAGCGAACTCATCAGTTGTTTTCTTTTGAGGTCGTCCAGAGTCTTAATTCGTTTCCCAAGCTCTTCATGGTAGTCCATTCCTCTGAACGAGTCTGGCATCTGTCCAAGAATCTCTGCCGCGATGGTGCGAATCGGAGCCAGTGATACTTTAGATGTTTCTGTTTCAACCATGAGTAGTGATATTTAATAATTATTAAGAAATTCTAATGTCACACTATATAGATTATTTCAGGGGTGATTTGTTACAAAAAAACCGAATTAGGTGTGAAGCTGTTAAACGTTTAAGAAATTACCCCGGAAAAGATGTGACTGCAGCGGATGCAATCACCTCTCTACCACTTCTTATCGTCAAGAATTCGTTTTTTTAAAGTGAAAAGCTGAAGATTCATACTTGATATTTTATTTTGCTGAATCTCGATGATGTTTTTCGTAAAGATATTGAACAATTTTTCAGGGCGTTTTCTAAAGTAGTTTAGCGCCATATACCGCTCATATTTTAGCAGAATGCAATCTTCCTCGCACGTAACGCGTGCCATTCGGTTGTTTTTACTGAATAAAAATGTCTCTCCCAAGAAGCTGTTCGTTTCAAGTGTAGCCAGCTGAATATTTTCTTTCCAGATTGAGACTTTACCACTGGCTACTAAATACGCTGAACTAACATATTCATCTTCACTGATGATCGTATCTCCTTCAACAAACCGGGTTTCTTCTCCCAGTTCAAGAAATGCGAGAATATCTTCGTAGTGAAAGTTTTTTAACAGATGTGGCGGATCTTTCAGAAGATCACGAAGATGCTTTTGCATGATGTCGGATTGAAACTTTTTTTGCTCGTCCATAGCGTAATGTACTAATCGTCTACTGTGATTGCCATAATTTCCTCAGCGGTCGTTAAACCTTTCTTGATCCTCTCGCGCCCAGAAGCTCTCAGCGTTAGCATTCCATTCTTTACCGCTGTTTCTTTGATGATTTCTTCATCAATTTCGCCGCCTGATTCCAGGATAATACGTTTTATCTCTTTGGAAAAGTAGAGGGCTTCCATAATTGCAACACGTCCCTTAAAACCGGTATCAAAACACTTTTCACATCCTACAGGTTTATAAAATGTTGTTTCAGCAATTTCTTCATCATTAAACCCTATTCCTTTTAACGTTTCCGGATGCGGCTCATACACCTCTTTGCAGCTGCATAATTTTCGCACAAGCCGCTGAGCCATAACCAGGTTTACAGCATTGGCAATCAGGAACGGCTCAATTCCCATTTTATAGAGCCGTGAAACCGCACTTGGAGCATCATTTGTGTGAAGCGTTGAAAATGTAAGGTGACCTGTATTTGCCATTTTGATGGCTACTTCTGCGGTTTGTAGATCACGCATCTCCCCTACAAGAACAATATCGGGATCATGACGCAGAATACCGCGAATAGCTTGTTCG
Proteins encoded in this window:
- a CDS encoding Crp/Fnr family transcriptional regulator, whose protein sequence is MDEQKKFQSDIMQKHLRDLLKDPPHLLKNFHYEDILAFLELGEETRFVEGDTIISEDEYVSSAYLVASGKVSIWKENIQLATLETNSFLGETFLFSKNNRMARVTCEEDCILLKYERYMALNYFRKRPEKLFNIFTKNIIEIQQNKISSMNLQLFTLKKRILDDKKW